The DNA window CTCCGTCTTGTCTTCTCACGCGACGATTGTGTTACCCTCTTCCGTTTTTCCCATTCCCGGCAATGTCCGAATCGAACGCATCCCCTGCGCGTACTGCCGACGATACTCGAACGTACCGGCGCCACGTAGAAGAAACGGCTACTGCTCTTCGAGAGCAGTTGTCCACCGTTCCATCGATCGCCCTCGTACTGGAATCCGGGATTGGCCGTCTCGATGAGGGCCTTGCCGAGGCACGGACGTGGAAACTGCGCGACCTGCCGCACGGGCCGTCGGACACGGAGGGCCCTGAACGTACTCTCTCGGTGGGGAGCTTTGAGTCAACTCCTCTTTTCACGCTGGAGGGGGCATTGTCGCTGCACGAAGGATTTACGCCGTACGAGGTGGCCTTTCCTGTGCGTGTGTTGGCCGAGGCAGGGGTGGAGACCATTCTGTTTGTGAACACCGCCGGGAGTGTAGACCCAGTCATTGAGACGGGCAGTTTGGTTCTCGCGACCGACCACATCAACTTCCAAGGGGGGAATCCGCTCGTAGGGCCGAACGTGGACGATTGGGGACCACGGTTCCCGGACATGACATCGCCATACGACCCTGCCCTGCGGGCCGCCGCCGAGGAGGCGGCATTGCGGCATGGCCTTCAGCTTCACGAGGGCATCTACTTTGCCATGCTGGGCCCAAATGCGGGAACGCGGGCCGAATACCGAATGATACAGTCCCTGGGAGCCAACGTTGTGGGAACGAGCACGGTGCCCGAGGTCATTGTGGCCCGACACATGGGGGTTCAGGTGCTGGCACTGTCGGTGGTGACTGAGCAGTGTCTCGTCGGGGAGGGGGCGTCGTCCGACTCGAAGGACGTTTCAGTATCGGCGATTCGTCCGCGGCTCCAGGTGCTTCTTCAGACCCTCATCGAGGAAGGCACGAACGGAACGGGCGCAAAGGCGTGATGCAACCCTCGCGGTTGTATTGCACCTCTCCGCGTCGTCAACCATTTTAACTGCGCTCGTCCGACGGGTCGTGCAGCGGCGGGCAATCTGTGATCCCTGAGTATCTGTCGTTGACTTCTGAGCGTATGGACACCGAGTCCTCTTCTGCTTCCTGGAGCGTCCACAAATTTGGAGGGACGAGTCTCGCCACCCCCGATCGCATTCGGCACGTGGCGTCTCTGTTGTCCGAGCACGGACAGCGAGCGGTCCAGCAGTCGTCGGCTGGTTCCAACTCGTCGGTTGGGCCTCCCCCCACGGCCGTCGTCGTGTCCGCAATGGGAGGCGTGACGGATCAACTGCTCAACCTGATGGAGTCCGCGCCGGCGGGAGACGACCGGCTCCACAACCAGCTGCAGGCGCTCCGCAGTGAGCAGCGGGACGTGATTACCGAGCTCCTGCCAAGTGAGGCGGCATCGTCTCTTCTCGCTGCCCTCGACGAGGACGTGGACGACATAAGCGATGTACTTCGGGCCACCCGGCACATGCGATCAGCGCCAGACACCGCGCGCGATCTGGTGGCGGGCTACGGCGAGCTCTGGTCGGCTCGCGTGCTGGCCGGTGTGCTACAGGCCAACGGCGTATCGGCCGTCTCGTGCGATGCGCGCGACGTGCTCGTCGTAGAGCACGGCCGGCTGGGACCGGAGGTCGACTGGGACACGACCCGCGAGCGTTTTGTCGACTGGCAGGCAGAACAGGACGCGGAGGTGCTTGTCCTGACCGGGTTCATTGCCTCGACGCCTGAGGGGGTGCCCACGACACTGGGACGCAACGGTTCTGACTACTCGGCCGCCATCTTTGCTGCCCTCCTGGGTGCGAAGTCACTCACGATCTGGACGGATACGGATGGGGTCATGAGTGCCGATCCGCGCTACGTGCCCGATGCTCAGACCCTCGACACCCTCACCTACGAAGAGGCCATGGAGCTGGCCTACTTCGGTGCCCGCGTCATTCATCCTCGCACCATGGCCCCCGCCATCGAGCACGAGATCCCGATCACCATCCGCAATACCTTCGAGCCGGATACGCCCGGCACGCGAATCCATCTGGAGGGCAGTGGCGATTCGGTCGTCAAGGGATTTTCTACGATCGATGACGTAGCCCTGCTGAATTTGGAGGGCACCGGCATGATTGGCGTTCCCGGCATTGCGCGGCGGCTGTTCGATGCCTTGGAAGACGAAAATGTGCCTGTGATCCTCATTTCGCAGGGC is part of the Salinibacter sp. 10B genome and encodes:
- a CDS encoding purine-nucleoside phosphorylase, with the translated sequence MSESNASPARTADDTRTYRRHVEETATALREQLSTVPSIALVLESGIGRLDEGLAEARTWKLRDLPHGPSDTEGPERTLSVGSFESTPLFTLEGALSLHEGFTPYEVAFPVRVLAEAGVETILFVNTAGSVDPVIETGSLVLATDHINFQGGNPLVGPNVDDWGPRFPDMTSPYDPALRAAAEEAALRHGLQLHEGIYFAMLGPNAGTRAEYRMIQSLGANVVGTSTVPEVIVARHMGVQVLALSVVTEQCLVGEGASSDSKDVSVSAIRPRLQVLLQTLIEEGTNGTGAKA